Proteins co-encoded in one Polaromonas vacuolata genomic window:
- a CDS encoding response regulator transcription factor: MANSTKPPLDTENLSAALLAETALQKLQEPQELQESEDQLGRSLLIVEDDAAFARTLSRSFERRGYVVQHATSHEEMLVLLTRFDPDYAVVDLKLNGEASGLACVQTLHAHDPDMLIVVLTGFASIATAVEAIKLGACHYLAKPSNTDDIEMAFTRASGDVEVVLTNRPTSIKTLEWERIHEILAETGFNISETARRLGMHRRTLARKLEKQFVK, encoded by the coding sequence ATGGCCAACAGCACTAAGCCGCCTCTTGATACCGAGAATTTGTCGGCTGCACTTTTAGCGGAGACTGCGCTTCAAAAGCTACAAGAACCGCAGGAACTTCAAGAGTCAGAAGATCAGCTCGGTCGTTCGTTGTTAATCGTAGAAGATGACGCGGCATTTGCTCGCACCTTAAGTCGCTCATTTGAGCGTAGGGGCTATGTCGTTCAACATGCGACCAGTCATGAAGAAATGCTGGTTTTGCTCACGCGATTCGATCCCGACTATGCGGTCGTTGACCTTAAGTTAAACGGCGAAGCCTCTGGCCTTGCTTGTGTGCAGACTTTGCATGCACATGACCCCGACATGCTCATCGTTGTATTAACCGGTTTTGCCAGCATAGCCACCGCCGTCGAAGCCATCAAACTCGGCGCCTGTCACTACTTGGCCAAACCGTCTAATACCGACGATATTGAAATGGCGTTTACCCGCGCCAGTGGCGATGTAGAAGTGGTGCTGACGAATCGCCCCACCTCCATCAAAACGCTGGAGTGGGAGCGCATTCATGAGATATTGGCAGAAACCGGTTTTAATATTTCCGAGACCGCTCGCCGTCTCGGCATGCATCGCCGCACCTTGGCGCGCAAATTAGAAAAACAGTTTGTGAAATAA
- a CDS encoding phenylacetate--CoA ligase family protein codes for MTLFFDELETRNPAQREADLMRALPLQIAQAQKNTVAFASILAGVNAASIDSRAALATLPVTRKHELLERQQAARQIGTSGQTSNDPMGGFSALRYGASMPHIFASPGAIYEPGGIRRDYWRMARAMHAAGFRAGQLIHNSFSYHFVPAGSMMETGAHALGCTVFPGGTGQTEQQVQAMAELQPAGYIGTPSFLKIILEKALSMGVALPSVTRALVSGEAFPPSLRDWLQTHGIEAYQCYASADLGLIAYETAAREGLVLDEGVIVEIVRPGTGETVAPGEVGELVVTTLNPDYPLIRFGTGDLSAVLPGNCPSGRSNTRIKGWMGRADQTVKVRGMFVHPGQINAVAKRFPEILKARLVVTGEMANDSMELCVESTHISPELAQRISEAVRDVTKLRATVQLLPPASLANDGKVIEDARSYK; via the coding sequence ATGACACTATTTTTTGACGAACTTGAAACCCGTAACCCAGCCCAGCGCGAAGCCGACTTGATGCGCGCATTGCCGCTACAAATTGCACAGGCACAAAAAAATACTGTCGCGTTTGCCAGTATTCTTGCTGGCGTGAATGCAGCCAGCATTGACTCGCGTGCGGCACTGGCAACACTGCCGGTGACGCGCAAACACGAGTTACTAGAGCGCCAACAAGCGGCGCGCCAAATCGGCACATCAGGCCAAACATCGAACGACCCCATGGGCGGCTTTAGCGCACTGCGCTATGGCGCCAGCATGCCGCACATATTTGCCAGCCCCGGCGCAATTTACGAGCCCGGCGGCATTCGGCGCGATTACTGGCGCATGGCCAGAGCCATGCACGCAGCGGGCTTTAGAGCAGGCCAGTTAATTCACAACAGTTTTAGTTATCACTTTGTACCCGCCGGCTCCATGATGGAAACCGGTGCCCATGCCTTGGGCTGCACGGTGTTTCCGGGCGGCACTGGTCAGACCGAGCAGCAAGTGCAAGCCATGGCTGAACTGCAACCCGCAGGCTATATTGGCACGCCAAGTTTCTTAAAAATTATTCTTGAAAAAGCCTTGTCTATGGGTGTGGCGCTACCCAGCGTGACGCGCGCATTAGTCTCAGGCGAAGCCTTCCCGCCCAGCTTGCGCGACTGGCTACAAACGCATGGCATTGAGGCTTACCAATGCTACGCCTCAGCCGACTTGGGCTTGATTGCATACGAGACCGCAGCGCGTGAAGGCTTGGTGCTTGATGAAGGCGTGATTGTCGAAATCGTGCGCCCGGGCACTGGCGAGACGGTAGCGCCAGGAGAAGTTGGTGAGCTGGTGGTCACGACGCTAAACCCAGACTACCCCTTGATTCGTTTTGGCACCGGCGACCTCTCCGCGGTACTGCCGGGTAATTGCCCCAGCGGGCGTAGCAACACCCGAATCAAAGGTTGGATGGGCCGCGCTGACCAAACGGTTAAAGTGCGCGGCATGTTTGTGCATCCAGGCCAGATCAACGCCGTTGCCAAGCGTTTTCCAGAAATTCTCAAAGCTAGGCTAGTAGTGACTGGAGAGATGGCTAACGACAGCATGGAACTGTGCGTAGAAAGCACGCACATCAGTCCAGAGCTGGCACAGCGCATTAGCGAGGCCGTGCGCGATGTCACCAAGCTACGCGCGACTGTGCAGCTCTTGCCGCCGGCTAGCTTGGCCAATGATGGCAAGGTGATTGAAGATGCCCGCAGCTACAAATAA
- a CDS encoding ABC transporter ATP-binding protein, giving the protein MSDSNIVLNVSGIEVIYNHVILVLKGVSLQVPEGKIVAILGGNGAGKTTTLRAISNLLQGERGAVTKGSIELRGERIENLTPAELVRRGVVQVMEGRHCFAHLTIEENLMTGAYTRSSKTEIAANLEKVYAYFPRLKTRRSSQAAYTSGGEQQMCAIGRALMANPSMVLLDEPSMGLAPQIVEEVFNIVQDLNQKEKVTFLLAEQNTNMALRYADYGYIMESGRVVMDGAAADLASNEDVKEFYLGVGGGERKSFKDVKSYKRRKRWLA; this is encoded by the coding sequence ATGAGCGACTCCAACATTGTTCTCAACGTCAGCGGCATTGAGGTGATTTACAACCATGTAATCCTCGTGCTCAAGGGCGTCTCGCTGCAAGTACCAGAAGGAAAAATCGTGGCTATTTTGGGCGGCAACGGCGCCGGTAAAACCACCACGCTAAGGGCTATTTCTAATCTGTTGCAAGGCGAGCGTGGCGCAGTCACCAAGGGCTCAATAGAACTGCGCGGCGAGCGCATTGAAAACCTCACACCGGCAGAGTTAGTGCGGCGTGGTGTGGTTCAAGTGATGGAGGGACGCCACTGCTTTGCGCATTTAACGATTGAAGAAAACCTCATGACCGGCGCTTACACGCGCAGCAGCAAAACTGAAATTGCGGCTAATTTAGAAAAAGTCTATGCCTACTTTCCGCGCTTAAAAACTCGCCGCAGTTCGCAAGCTGCCTACACTTCTGGCGGTGAGCAGCAAATGTGCGCGATTGGCCGGGCCTTAATGGCCAACCCCAGCATGGTGCTACTCGACGAGCCATCGATGGGCTTGGCGCCGCAAATTGTTGAGGAGGTTTTTAACATCGTGCAAGACTTGAATCAAAAAGAAAAAGTCACTTTTTTGTTGGCTGAGCAAAACACCAATATGGCACTGCGCTACGCCGACTACGGCTACATCATGGAGAGTGGCCGTGTGGTGATGGACGGCGCAGCGGCAGACTTAGCCAGCAATGAAGACGTCAAAGAGTTTTACCTCGGCGTAGGCGGCGGCGAGCGCAAGAGTTTTAAGGACGTAAAAAGCTATAAACGCCGTAAACGCTGGTTGGCTTAA
- a CDS encoding ABC transporter substrate-binding protein, which yields MKIRSLILAVAALTAAASPLLTSNAYAQAKEQFFPLLSYRTGPYAPNGIPWANGKQDYIKMINARDGGVNGVKLTFEECETGYATDRGVECYERLKGRAGVTLFDPQSTGITFALTEKVPNDKIPLITLGYGLSISQDGQAFKWNFPLMGSYWTAADILIQHIGKKEGGLEKLKGKKITLVYHDSPFGKEPIPLLQERAKMHGFELQMLPVTAPGVEQKSTWLQVRQSKPDYVLLWGWGVMNSTALKEAQATGYPREKMYGVWWAGAEPDVKDVGEGAKGYHALNLNTSGQQPKVIQDILKYVHGASQGTGPKDEVGSVLYTRGVIIQMLGTEAVRRAQERFGKGKVMTAEQVRWGLENLALDQKKLDALGFAGVMRPLSTSCADHMGSTTARVQTWTGSKWEFVSDFIAADEQILKPMVKAGADKYLADKKMTRRTAADCQS from the coding sequence ATGAAGATACGTAGTTTGATTCTCGCCGTGGCAGCTCTTACAGCCGCTGCGTCACCCTTGCTCACCAGCAATGCCTACGCACAAGCCAAAGAGCAATTCTTTCCGCTACTGTCCTACCGCACCGGTCCTTACGCTCCTAACGGCATACCATGGGCTAACGGCAAGCAGGATTACATCAAGATGATTAACGCCAGAGACGGCGGCGTTAACGGTGTGAAGCTGACGTTTGAAGAATGCGAAACCGGTTACGCCACTGACCGTGGTGTTGAATGCTATGAACGTCTTAAAGGCCGTGCTGGTGTGACGCTGTTTGATCCGCAGTCTACTGGCATCACCTTTGCACTGACCGAGAAAGTTCCAAACGACAAAATTCCGCTCATCACGTTGGGCTATGGTTTATCGATCTCGCAAGATGGTCAAGCCTTTAAATGGAACTTCCCTTTGATGGGCAGCTACTGGACAGCGGCGGATATTTTGATACAGCACATCGGCAAAAAAGAAGGCGGACTGGAGAAACTTAAAGGTAAAAAAATCACCTTGGTTTATCACGATTCACCGTTCGGCAAGGAGCCTATTCCATTGCTGCAAGAGCGCGCCAAGATGCACGGTTTTGAACTGCAAATGTTGCCAGTCACAGCACCGGGTGTAGAGCAAAAATCGACTTGGTTGCAAGTTCGCCAAAGCAAACCAGACTACGTATTGCTGTGGGGCTGGGGTGTGATGAATTCGACCGCGCTCAAAGAAGCGCAGGCCACCGGCTACCCACGCGAGAAAATGTATGGCGTGTGGTGGGCCGGTGCTGAGCCGGATGTCAAAGATGTGGGCGAAGGCGCAAAGGGCTATCACGCCCTGAACTTAAACACTTCAGGCCAGCAGCCAAAAGTCATTCAAGACATTCTCAAATATGTGCACGGCGCCAGCCAAGGCACTGGTCCCAAGGATGAAGTCGGCAGTGTGCTCTACACCCGTGGTGTGATTATTCAAATGTTGGGAACCGAAGCCGTACGCCGTGCGCAAGAGCGCTTTGGCAAGGGCAAAGTTATGACGGCTGAGCAAGTACGCTGGGGTCTGGAGAACTTAGCCTTGGATCAGAAAAAGCTCGATGCACTAGGCTTTGCCGGCGTGATGCGACCGCTCTCGACTTCCTGCGCCGATCACATGGGATCGACCACCGCACGGGTGCAAACCTGGACCGGTAGTAAGTGGGAGTTTGTGTCTGACTTTATCGCCGCCGACGAGCAAATTCTCAAACCCATGGTCAAAGCCGGCGCGGACAAATATCTAGCCGACAAAAAAATGACCCGTCGCACAGCAGCGGACTGCCAGTCCTAA
- a CDS encoding branched-chain amino acid ABC transporter permease, protein MLYRENGQFKTSYRSDQQIFPILQDRLLVIAFLVIAFAIVPMLASDYFFRAILIPFLIISLAALGVNILVGYCGQISLGSGAFMAVGAYGAYNFFVRVPNMPLLPALILGGLCATVFGIFFGLPSLRVKGLYLAVATLAAQFFSDWMFLRIKWFTNNSPSGSISVNNLQVFGLPIESAVSKYWLCLAILVVIALLAKNLVRGAIGREWMAIRDMDVAAAVIGIRPMYAKLSAFAVSSFIIGMAGALWGFVYLGAWEPAAFSVDFSFRLLFMVIIGGLGSILGGFLGAAFVTLLPIALSQILPKLAGLFGLEISTAGVSHAELMIFGGLIVWFLIVEPHGLAKLWSVTKQKLRLWPFPH, encoded by the coding sequence ATGCTTTACAGAGAAAACGGCCAATTCAAAACCAGCTATCGGTCAGACCAGCAAATCTTTCCGATTTTGCAAGACCGCCTATTAGTCATCGCCTTTTTAGTCATCGCTTTTGCAATCGTGCCCATGCTGGCCAGTGACTATTTTTTCCGCGCCATCTTAATTCCGTTTTTAATCATTTCACTGGCCGCCTTAGGGGTAAATATCTTGGTCGGTTACTGCGGTCAGATATCACTGGGCTCAGGCGCTTTCATGGCCGTGGGTGCTTACGGCGCGTATAACTTTTTTGTGCGTGTCCCGAACATGCCGCTATTGCCAGCGCTTATTTTGGGTGGACTTTGCGCGACCGTTTTTGGCATCTTCTTTGGTCTACCGAGTCTGCGCGTTAAGGGCTTGTACTTGGCCGTGGCGACGCTGGCCGCGCAGTTCTTTAGCGACTGGATGTTTCTGCGTATCAAGTGGTTTACTAACAATTCCCCCTCTGGTTCTATCTCGGTGAACAACCTGCAAGTGTTTGGATTGCCGATTGAAAGTGCAGTCTCTAAGTACTGGTTGTGTTTAGCTATTTTGGTGGTGATTGCACTGCTGGCAAAAAATCTGGTGCGCGGCGCTATAGGCCGTGAATGGATGGCGATACGCGATATGGACGTAGCGGCTGCCGTGATTGGCATACGCCCTATGTACGCCAAGCTCAGCGCGTTTGCGGTCAGCTCTTTCATCATTGGTATGGCCGGCGCACTCTGGGGGTTTGTCTATTTGGGGGCTTGGGAGCCAGCCGCGTTCTCGGTTGATTTTTCGTTTCGTCTGCTGTTCATGGTCATCATTGGCGGCCTCGGCTCTATTTTGGGCGGCTTTTTAGGTGCTGCTTTTGTGACGCTGTTGCCGATTGCATTGAGTCAAATATTGCCTAAGTTGGCGGGTTTGTTTGGGCTAGAGATTTCCACCGCCGGCGTCTCGCATGCAGAGCTGATGATTTTCGGCGGCTTGATTGTTTGGTTTTTAATCGTCGAGCCGCACGGCCTGGCCAAGCTCTGGTCAGTGACTAAACAGAAATTGCGTTTGTGGCCTTTTCCGCACTGA